A window from Neoarius graeffei isolate fNeoGra1 chromosome 14, fNeoGra1.pri, whole genome shotgun sequence encodes these proteins:
- the LOC132897444 gene encoding probable vesicular acetylcholine transporter-B: MEESGGSFNLARSAALKLSERTKQLGGAVHDPERQRRIILVIVCVALLLDNMLYMVIVPIIPDYVADLESENKAKTHSNTTDSTKENLDVKIGVLFASKAMVQLLVNPLSGTFIDRVGYDIPLMIGLMIMCLSTCVFAFAENYAMLFVARSLQGLGSAFADTSGLAMIADKFTEEAERSRALGIALAFISFGSLVAPPFGGVLYEFAGKRVPFIVLACVCLADGFLLLTVIKPFSDRSRENMPIGTPIHRLMVDPYIAVVAGALTVCNVPLAFLEPTVANWMETTMHATQWEIGLTWLPSFFPHVLGVYMTVKLAAKYPHLQWFYGALGMVIIGASSCTVPACKNFGQLMVPLCGICFGIALVDTALLPTLAFLVDVRHVSVYGSVYAIADTSYSVAYAMGPIVAGQIVHNLGFVQLNLGMGLVNMLYAPALLALRHVCQMKPSYSERNVLLEEGPTGLYDTIKMEERHLKRKGLSTTPNTNVNTTTSALPIEDGFGLRSFSEEESSGPEYT, encoded by the coding sequence ATGGAGGAGTCCGGAGGCTCTTTCAATCTGGCCAGGTCAGCTGCTCTGAAACTTTCGGAGAGGACGAAGCAGCTCGGCGGGGCGGTGCACGATCCCGAGCGCCAGCGGAGGATTATCTTAGTGATCGTGTGCGTTGCGCTGCTCTTAGACAACATGCTGTACATGGTGATCGTGCCAATCATCCCAGACTACGTGGCTGACCTCGAGAGCGAAAATAAGGCGAAGACACACAGTAACACCACCGACAGCACCAAGGAGAACCTGGATGTAAAGATAGGAGTTCTGTTCGCCTCCAAGGCCATGGTCCAGCTTCTTGTGAACCCGTTATCTGGGACGTTTATTGACCGGGTGGGCTACGACATCCCACTCATGATTGGGCTGATGATCATGTGCTTGTCCACCTGCGTGTTTGCATTTGCTGAGAACTATGCCATGTTGTTTGTGGCGCGCAGCCTACAGGGTCTTGGTTCGGCGTTTGCAGACACATCAGGCCTTGCCATGATTGCAGACAAGTTCACGGAGGAGGCAGAGCGCAGTCGTGCACTTGGCATTGCCCTGGCATTCATATCATTTGGCAGCCTCGTGGCACCACCGTTTGGCGGAGTGCTGTATGAGTTCGCCGGTAAGCGTGTACCGTTCATTGTGTTGGCATGCGTGTGCCTGGCTGACGGCTTCCTGCTGCTCACTGTGATCAAGCCCTTCTCAGACCGGTCACGTGAGAACATGCCTATTGGCACTCCCATCCACCGGCTAATGGTGGACCCATATATCGCAGTGGTGGCGGGGGCACTGACGGTGTGCAACGTGCCTTTGGCCTTCCTTGAGCCCACAGTGGCCAACTGGATGGAGACCACGATGCACGCCACCCAGTGGGAGATAGGGCTGACATGGCTGCCCTCGTTCTTCCCGCATGTTCTTGGCGTGTACATGACAGTCAAACTGGCAGCCAAGTACCCACACCTGCAGTGGTTCTACGGTGCTCTTGGAATGGTGATCATCGGTGCTAGCTCATGCACCGTACCAGCCTGCAAGAACTTCGGACAGCTCATGGTACCGCTGTGCGGTATCTGCTTCGGGATTGCGCTTGTCGACACGGCGCTGTTGCCCACGCTGGCCTTCCTTGTCGACGTCCGTCACGTGTCTGTGTATGGCAGCGTGTACGCCATCGCAGACACCTCATACTCTGTGGCCTATGCCATGGGGCCCATTGTGGCTGGACAGATTGTCCATAACCTGGGGTTTGTCCAGCTCAATTTGGGCATGGGTCTTGTCAACATGCTGTATGCTCCCGCTCTGCTTGCATTGCGACATGTCTGTCAGATGAAGCCATCCTACTCTGAGAGAAACGTGCTGCTGGAAGAGGGTCCCACAGGACTCTATGACACCATCAAGATGGAGGAACGCCATCTGAAGAGGAAAGGACTCAGCACTACCCCAAACACCAATGTCAACACTACAACCAGTGCTCTGCCTATTGAGGATGGATTTGGTTTGAGATCATTCTCTGAGGAGGAGTCATCAGGACCAGAGTACACTTAA